Proteins from a genomic interval of Deltaproteobacteria bacterium:
- a CDS encoding CoA transferase subunit A, producing the protein MTKRDQDKTTTLANAIRELVHDGDRVAMGLCLESLIPFAAGHELIRQNKKDLSLIGPISDILFDELIGAGCVKAVISAWVGNVGAGMGYNFRGAIEKGIPQPLLLQEHSNFTITLALKAAALGVTFLPTKTGAGGDIIKNQEAFRSVTCPFTSEQLTAVKAVVPDVTILHVQRADTFGNAHMWGNLGVTVEAAYAADRVILTCEEIVDREIIAADPNRTLVPGILVDAVVHEPLGAHPSPVQGFWKRDDEYFLRYHEHSRSRDGFLAWLKEWVTDLPSREAYRTKLGEQMVNDLRITEKRLPIDEVNYGST; encoded by the coding sequence CAACCACCCTGGCCAACGCCATCCGCGAGCTTGTCCATGACGGAGATCGTGTGGCTATGGGACTCTGTTTGGAATCCCTCATTCCTTTTGCCGCTGGCCATGAACTGATTCGCCAGAACAAAAAAGATCTCTCACTGATTGGTCCGATCTCCGATATTCTCTTCGACGAACTGATCGGTGCTGGGTGTGTAAAAGCAGTAATCTCCGCCTGGGTTGGCAACGTTGGCGCGGGCATGGGTTATAACTTTCGCGGTGCGATAGAGAAAGGAATTCCTCAACCACTGCTGCTTCAGGAGCACTCCAACTTTACCATCACGCTGGCGTTGAAAGCCGCCGCACTGGGAGTGACGTTTCTACCGACGAAAACCGGCGCTGGCGGAGACATCATCAAGAATCAGGAGGCTTTCCGGTCTGTGACATGTCCGTTTACTAGCGAGCAACTCACTGCAGTAAAAGCGGTTGTTCCAGATGTCACGATTCTGCACGTGCAACGCGCCGATACGTTTGGCAACGCTCATATGTGGGGGAATCTGGGTGTTACGGTCGAAGCGGCATACGCAGCAGACCGCGTAATTCTGACATGCGAAGAGATTGTTGATCGCGAGATTATTGCTGCCGATCCCAACCGTACACTCGTTCCCGGTATCCTCGTTGATGCAGTGGTGCATGAACCACTTGGAGCACATCCCTCACCAGTGCAAGGATTCTGGAAGCGCGACGATGAATACTTCCTCCGTTATCACGAGCACTCACGCAGTCGAGATGGATTTCTTGCCTGGTTAAAAGAATGGGTCACTGATCTTCCGAGTCGAGAAGCGTATCGTACGAAGCTAGGGGAACAAATGGTGAATGACTTGCGAATTACGGAAAAGCGCTTGCCGATTGATGAGGTAAATTACGGTTCCACGTAA